The Helicobacter ganmani nucleotide sequence TATTTTAGAAGATATGAGCCTTTTGGATTTTGTATTAAACTATCTTGAACCACAAATGTTTCATTCCCAAACGCTCGCATATAAAAAGCTACTGCAAGGAGAATTAGAATCTTCACCTTTAATTGGAATCTTATTGGATTCCAAAATCAAAGCGCAAACAAAAGAAAATTTAAAACAACAAATCATTATGATTCTTTATCGCTATTATGACGAGCAGAGGAAATTGCTTTTGCAAAACTCCTCTCTTTCTCTGCGGGAAAAGTCCTTTCTTTTAAGAAAGTACCAAAAATATTTAGAAGATTTAAAAAAAGGAGATTTAGCACTCTATGAAAGCGTTGGCACTTTTTAGTGGTGGGCTAGATAGCTTACTTGCAATCAAAATCATCAAAGATTTAGGCATTGAAGTTTTGGCTTTGCATTTCAATATTGGATTTGGAGCGAAACAAGATAAAAGCGAAATCTTGCGTCAAAGGTTAAATCAAGTGGGCGCAGAATTAAAAATTGTGGATATTAGGAAGCAATTTTTTGATGAGATTCTCTTCACGCCGAAGTTTGGCTATGGCAAATATTTTAACCCTTGTATTGATTGCCACGCAAATATGTTTTCTCACGCATTAAAAATGTTAGAATCGCAAGGAGCAAGTTTTGTCATTAGTGGAGAAGTATTAGGACAGCGTCCCAAAAGCCAACGCACAGAGGCTCTAGGGCAAGTAGAAAAGCTGTGTGAGGGAAACGGGCTTATCGTGCGTCCTTTATGTGCCAAACTTTTACCACCTACAATTCCAGAGCAAAAAGGTTGGATTCCTAGAGAAAAACTCCTTGATATTAGCGGAAGAGGACGGAATCGCCAACTAGAATTAGTCCAACATTATGGCATAGAATATTATGAGCGTCCAGGTGGAGGCTGCCTGCTCACAGAAACTTCTGTTGCCAACAAAATAAAAGATATTCTCTCTCATCGTCCCATTGTCTTTGAGGATATGGAATTAGTCAAATTCGGACGTTATATGATTCTACCTAATGGAGCGCGTTGTGTGATTGCAAGAAATGAAGAGGAAAACCAAAAGCTAAAATTCAATCACCCTAAAATGTCGCAAATTGAGTTATTAGATTGTATTGGACCTTTAGGGCTTGTAGAGAAAGACGCAAGTGAGCAAGACAAAAATCTTGCGATTTCTCTTACTCTACTTTATGGCAAGACACAGATAAATCAACCCTATAAAGTGCGCTTTGAAGGCAAAGAAATAGAATCTTTTGCCTTTGAAAGCAAAGAAAA carries:
- a CDS encoding argininosuccinate synthase domain-containing protein, producing MKALALFSGGLDSLLAIKIIKDLGIEVLALHFNIGFGAKQDKSEILRQRLNQVGAELKIVDIRKQFFDEILFTPKFGYGKYFNPCIDCHANMFSHALKMLESQGASFVISGEVLGQRPKSQRTEALGQVEKLCEGNGLIVRPLCAKLLPPTIPEQKGWIPREKLLDISGRGRNRQLELVQHYGIEYYERPGGGCLLTETSVANKIKDILSHRPIVFEDMELVKFGRYMILPNGARCVIARNEEENQKLKFNHPKMSQIELLDCIGPLGLVEKDASEQDKNLAISLTLLYGKTQINQPYKVRFEGKEIESFAFESKEKAQQFLI